From Capsicum annuum cultivar UCD-10X-F1 unplaced genomic scaffold, UCD10Xv1.1 ctg2582, whole genome shotgun sequence, the proteins below share one genomic window:
- the LOC124890839 gene encoding putative late blight resistance protein homolog R1B-17 codes for MAEGFLKLENDLEGEAEKCLQELVDRCLVLVCKKSQDGTKIRSCKVHDLIYDLCLREIQRENIFIMNDIVFGNSVQPLKCLIGDEIDYCPYVLYRALLTRVRAYSFQITLSLGVETQSDWLWNLQTVIVKGDLRSDIDINCPVQIWGLMQLRHLKLPRFYLPDCPSGSVDKERHLDFSNIKTISYLSPSCCMKKVIMGIQNVKELGISFPAMLKKLKLKGTYISWSFLNIIAELPNLEVLKVMDDGFHGKACFLKYWKATNDNFPVLERLMIRSCHHLKEIPIEFAEIHTLQLIELTRCLPELGESAARIQQEQEEIGNNPVDVRISNPSTSQLELLLNALMTLPMYLIMVSVIDLELVVTSNSPVQSLISEHRGISRSW; via the exons ATGGCTGAGGGGTTCCTGAAGTTGGAAAATGATTTGGAAGGGGAGGCTGAGAAGTGTTTGCAAGAGCTTGTCGATAGATGTCTAGTCCTCGTATGCAAGAAAAGTCAAGATGGAACAAAAATTAGATCATGTAAGGTTCATGATCTAATATATGACCTGTGCTTGAGAGAAATTCAAAGGGAGAACATATTTATCATGAACGACATTGTTTTTGGTAACTCAGTGCAACCCTTAAAGTGCTTGATTGGTGATGAAATTGATTATTGTCCCTATGTTCTTTATAGGGCTCTTCTTACCCGA GTCAGAGCTTATTCATTTCAAATTACTCTCAGTCTTGGAGTTGAGACACAGAGTGATTG GTTATGGAATCTGCAGACAGTAATTGTTAAAGGGGATCTTCGATCAGATATAGACATTAATTGTCCAGTGCAAATTTGGGGACTAATGCAATTAAGGCATCTCAAACTGCCCAGATTTTATTTGCCAGATTGCCCAAGTGGATCTGTTGACAAAGAAAGACACTTGGATTTTTCAAACATAAAAACTATTTCTTACTTGTCTCCAAGTTGTTGCATGAAGAAGGTTATTATGGGGATTCAGAATGTCAAAGAATTAGGAATCT CTTTTCCAGCAATGCTCAAGAAGCTGAAGTTGAAAGGAACTTATATAAGTTGGTCGTTCTTGAACATCATTGCTGAATTGCCTAATCTTGAGGTGCTGAAGGTGATGGATGATGGTTTTCATGGCA AAGCTTGTTTTCTCAAGTACTGGAAAGCCACAAATGACAATTTTCCTGTCCTTGAGCGCCTCATGATTAGAAGTTGCCATCATTTGAAGGAGATACCCATTGAGTTTGCGGAAATCCACACACTACAACTAATTGAGTTAACAAGGTGTCTTCCCGAACTTGGGGAATCTGCTGCAAGaattcaacaagaacaagaagagatCGGAAACAACCCCGTGGATGTTCGCATCTCCAATCCAT CCACATCCCAACTTGAACTCTTACTAAATGCTCTTATGACTCTGCCGATGTACTTGATTATGGTTTCAGTTATTGATTTG GAATTGGTCGTGACATCCAATTCGCCAGTGCAATCTCTAATTAGTGAACACAGAGGAATCTCTCGCTCTTGGTGA
- the LOC124885212 gene encoding putative late blight resistance protein homolog R1B-16 isoform X1, which produces MRIWMAEGFLNLENDLEGEAEKCLQEIVDRCLVLVCKKSLNGTKIRSCKGHDLIYDLCMREVQRGNVRSKFLSICISGVCIEAAFHQSQLSPYKLLKVLDLRDIVTHVFPVQILSLFWLRYLSLLCKKYLDIPPEICRLWNLQTFIVQDYYYNSGIIFPEEIWGLMQLRHLKASVIFLPNPPTVSIDKGSHMVFPNIQTISYLYGSCCMKRVISGIQNVKKLGFNGNSMLDYGLLNNLVYLQQLEILSFIRCYDMLLAVTRAKAFPATLKKLKLYKTYISWSYLDIIAELPNLEVLKLMYKACRGNEWRPNVWGFSRLKFC; this is translated from the coding sequence ATGAGGATATGGATGGCTGAGGGGTTCCTGAATTTGGAAAATGACTTGGAAGGAGAGGCTGAGAAGTGTTTGCAAGAGATTGTCGATAGATGTCTAGTTCTCGTCTGCAAGAAAAGTCTAAATGGAACAAAAATTAGATCATGTAAGGGTCATGATCTAATATATGACCTGTGCATGAGAGAAGTTCAAAGGGGAAACGTTCGTTCAAAATTCCTATCTATTTGTATTTCTGGTGTTTGTATTGAAGCTGCTTTTCACCAATCACAGCTTAGTCCTTACAAATTACTCAAAGTCTTGGACTTGAGAGACATAGTGACTCATGTTTTCCCTGTACAGATACTAAGCCTCTTCTGGTTGAGGTACCTATCATTGCTCTGCAAGAAGTATTTAGACATACCTCCAGAAATTTGCAGGTTATGGAATCTGCAGACATTCATTGTTCAAGATTATTATTATAATTCGGGTATAATTTTTCCTGAGGAAATTTGGGGACTAATGCAATTAAGGCATCTCAAAGCGAGTGTAATTTTTCTGCCAAATCCCCCAACCGTATCTATTGACAAAGGGAGTCATATGGTATTTCCAAATATACAAACTATTTCTTACTTGTATGGCAGTTGTTGCATGAAGAGGGTTATTTCGGGGATTCAGAATGTTAAAAAATTAGGATTCAATGGAAACAGTATGTTGGACTATGGGCTTCTCAACAATCTTGTCTATCTGCAGCAACTTGAAATCTTGAGTTTTATACGTTGTTATGATATGCTTTTGGCAGTGACCCGTGCAAAAGCTTTTCCAGCAACGCTCAAGAAGTTGAAGTTGTACAAAACTTATATAAGTTGGTCGTACTTGGACATCATAGCTGAGTTGCCTAACCTTGAGGTGCTGAAGCTGATGTATAAGGCTTGTCGTGGTAATGAATGGCGTCCAAATGTTTGGGGATTTTCTCGATTGAAGTTTTGTTAG
- the LOC124885212 gene encoding putative late blight resistance protein homolog R1A-3 isoform X2 produces MVGGDDQRKRLVEDLTRSYSGEPKVIPIVGMGVIGKTTLANEFYNDACICSHFDVCAWATVSQQHNLKEILLSLLRSTKDEKVFTGSEAEAELADMLQKSLKCKRYLIILNDMWKGEAWDAVRLCFPIENKGSGILLTTRNTEVARCAGTENLFLQMGFMDQDDSWNLFKSAAFAN; encoded by the coding sequence ATGGTTGGAGGTGATGATCAAAGGAAACGGCTGGTAGAAGATCTTACTAGAAGCTACTCTGGTGAACCCAAAGTCATCCCGATTGTCGGGATGGGAGTCATAGGTAAAACAACCTTAGCGAACGAATTTTACAATGATGCGTGcatttgttctcattttgatgtttGTGCCTGGGCTACTGTTTCTCAACAACACAACCTAAAGGAAATCTTGTTGAGCCTTTTGCGCTCAACAAAGGATGAAAAGGTTTTCACAGGTAGTGAAGCAGAGGCAGAGCTGGCAGACATGCTACAAAAGAGTTTAAAATGTAAGAGATATTTAATTATATTGAATGACATGTGGAAAGGTGAAGCATGGGATGCTGTGAGACTATGTTTTCCAATTGAAAACAAGGGAAGTGGAATACTGTTGACTACCCGTAACACTGAAGTAGCTCGTTGTGCTGGTACAGAGAATCTCTTTTTGCAGATGGGCTTCATGGATCAAGATGATAGTTGGAACCTTTTTAAAAGTGCAGCATTTGCAAATTAA